DNA from Stenotrophomonas acidaminiphila:
GACCACCGCCAAGCAGGCCACCGGCGACATCGCCCGGCATGCCGCGCGGCTGCTGATCAGCCAGCTGCGCACCGACGCCTACGAGGACAACCCGGTGCAGCTGCAGAACCAGGGCTTCGTGCCGCAGCTGGTGGTGCGCGGCTCCACCGCGCCGCTGCGCCAGCAGCCGTTGCGGCCGCCTTCCCCTTCCCCGATCTTTCCGAGTAGAACCATGTTGCCCAGCGAGACCGAAACCCTGATGTTCAACGAGGCCGCGTCCAGCGCCTCGGTGATCGCCGCCCAGTTCGCCCGCAACCACGAGCGCGTGCGCGCGCTGGCCGCGGACCTGCGCCAGAACCCGCCGCCGTTCGTGGTCACCTGCGCGCGCGGCAGTTCCGATCATGCCGCGACCTACGCCAAGTACCTGTTCGAGACCCGGCTGGGGCTGGTGACCGCCTCGGCCTCGCCGTCGGTGGGGTCGGTCTACGAGGCCCGGCAGCAGCTGCAGGGCGCGCTGTACCTGGTGATCTCGCAGTCCGGCAAGAGCCCGGACCTGCTGCGCAACGCCGAGGCGGCCAAGGCCGCCGGCTCGCGCGTGGTGGCGCTGGTCAACGTCGAGGATTCGCCGCTGGCGCAGCTGGCCGATACGGTGATCCCGCTCGGTGCCGGTGCCGAGCGCAGCGTGGCCGCGACCAAGAGTTACCTGGCCTCGCTGGCCGCGATCCTGCAGTTGTGCGCCTACTGGCGCGATGACCCGACCCTGATCGCCGCGCTCGACGCCCTGCCTGCGGCCCTGGCCCAGGCCTGGCAGTGCGACTGGAGCGCGCTCACCGAAGGCCTGGTCGATGCCCACAACCTGTTCGTGGTCGGCCGCGGCCCCGGCCTGGCCGCGGCGCAGGAGGCGGCGCTCAAGTTCAAGGAAACCTGTGGCCTGCATGCCGAAGGCTACAGCTCGGCGGAGGTCAAGCACGGGCCGATGGCGCTGGTCGGCCGCGATTTCCCGGTGCTGGCCTTCGCCCAGCCGGACGAGACCGGCGCCGGTACCCGCGCCCTGGCCGACGAGTTCGCCGCGCGTGGCGCACGCGTGTGGCTGGCGGGCGAGGGCGGCGACCTGCCGGTGGCGGCCGCGCCGCACCCGCTGTGCGCGCCGCTGCTGACGGTGCAGAGCTTCTACCGCGCGATCAACGCGCTGGCGCTGCGCCGGGGCCATAATCCGGACCTGCCGCCGCACCTGAACAAGGTGACCGAAACCGTCTGAGCGCCGGTCCCCGGCCTGCGCGGCGGGCCGCGCGTCGCAGGGGGCGGCACAGGCCGCCGCCGGCTCACCGCGCAGGCGCGCGCGACCTGCCGCCGCCGCCATCGAACGGGCAGGGACGCTGCCGTTGTTCATCCTCCCGGCGCAGGGCTGCGGGAGGGCATCCGGAACCAAGAAGATGACCAGCTACGCATTGACCCACGCCCGCATCCTGGGCAACGACGACTTCCACTCCGGCCACGCGGTACTGGTGCAGGACGGCAAGGTGGCGGCGGTACTGCCCGAGGCCTCGCTGCCGGCAGGCGTGCCGCGGCACGATCTGGGCGGCGGCTGGCTGCTGCCGGGCTTCATCGACGTGCAGGTCAACGGCGGTGGTGGCGCGCTGCTCAACAACGCCCCGGACGTGGCGTCGCTGCGCACGATGATGCGCGGGCACCGCCGCTTCGGCACCACCGGCATGATGCCGACCCTGATCAGCGACGATGCGGCGGTGATGGCCCAGGCCATCGCCGCGGTGCGCCAGGCCATCGCCGAAGGCGTCCCCGGCATCCTCGGCATCCATCTGGAAGGCCCGTACATCGCGCCGGCGCGCAAGGGCACCCACGATGCCGGCAAGTTCCGCGTGCCGGGGCCGGACGAGGTGGCGATGGCGACCGCGCTCGACAACGGTGTCACCGTGATCACGCTGGCACCCGAGCGGGTGCCGGTGGAGACCATCCGCGCGATGGTCGGCAACGGCGCCATCGTCTGCGCCGGCCACACCGCCGGCAGTTACGAGGAAACCCGCGCCGGCCTGGAGGCCGGCATCAGCGGCTTCACCCACCTCTACAACGCGATGACGCCGCTGCAGGGGCGCGAACCCGGCGTGGTCGGCGCCGCGCTGGAGGACCCGCACAGCTGGTGCGGGGTGATCGTCGATGGCGTGCACGTGCACCCGGCCAGCCTGCGCGTGGCGCTGGCGGCCAAGCCGCGCGGCAAGGTGATGCTGGTGACCGATGCCATGCCGATGGTCGGCGCCGACGATCCGTCGTTCGCGCTGTATGGCGAGGTCATCACCGCCGTCGATGGCGTGGTGCGCAACGCCGCCGGCTCGCTCGCCGGCTCGGCGCTGGACATGGCCACCGCGGTGCGCAACACGGTCAGGCTGCTGGGGCTGCCGTTGGCCGAAGCCGCGCGCATGGCCTCGACGTATCCGGCGCAGTTCCTGCGCGTGGACGACCGTTACGGGCATATCGCCGCGGGTTACCAGGCGGATTTCGTGCTGCTGGATGAAAGGCTGCAGGTGCAGGCGACGTGGATCGCCGGGCAGCGCGAGTGAGGGAGCCGCTCTCCCTTCGTGGCGGGAGGGCACGGTTTGCGCGCCGCTGGCGCGCGCGTGCGTTCGAGCGCCCACGCCATTGGCGTGGGCCGGGACGCGGAGCGGGAGGGTACGGGCGGAGCCTCACAGCGTTCGATCGTGCGAAGCCCCGTTTTGATCGGCCCTGGGCAACGGCAGCGGCTTTCGCTCCCGCTTCGCGTGAGCGGGTTACTCATCTTTGGCTCGTGCAAAGAGAAGGTAGCCAAGAGCAAGCACGCCTGCCTTCGCGCCCACGGCAGTGACGTGCCGTGGGTCCACTCCGCCGCCGGGATTTTTTTGACGAGACATCCCTGTCTCGTCGAAGAACGACGTGCATCCCAGCACGTCGCCGCTTGCGGGGACTTGTCCGTCGGCGCCGTCGCTGCGGAAGGGGACCCGGCAAGTCAAATCACGAGCAACAGCAACAGCAACAGCAACAGCAACAGCAACAGCAGGCCTCTGCTTGTGGTTCCGGCAAAGGTGGCAGTTCTTTTCAACAGACCGAAGGGCTGGTCAATCGCTTCTCGATGCGGTGTCTGCCGGCCTCCGCTACCTGACCGCACGGGATACCCTCCATGAGCAGTTCCCCATCCAGCCAGACACCCACCCGCTTTGCATCGGTCGATGCGCTGCGCGGCATCACCGTCGCGGCCATGCTGCTGGTCAACAACCCGGGCACCTGGAGCCACGTGTACGCGCCGCTGGAACACGCGGAGTGGAACGGCTGCACGCCCACCGACCTGGTGTTCCCGTTCTTCCTGGTGATTGTCGGCGTGTCGATCGCGCTGGGCGTGGTGCCGCGGGTCGAGCAGGGTGCCGACCGCGCCGCGCTGAGCCGTACGGTGCTGGTGCGGGCGGCACGCATCGTCGGTCTGGGCCTGCTGCTGCACCTGCTGGC
Protein-coding regions in this window:
- a CDS encoding N-acetylglucosamine-6-phosphate deacetylase, whose protein sequence is MTSYALTHARILGNDDFHSGHAVLVQDGKVAAVLPEASLPAGVPRHDLGGGWLLPGFIDVQVNGGGGALLNNAPDVASLRTMMRGHRRFGTTGMMPTLISDDAAVMAQAIAAVRQAIAEGVPGILGIHLEGPYIAPARKGTHDAGKFRVPGPDEVAMATALDNGVTVITLAPERVPVETIRAMVGNGAIVCAGHTAGSYEETRAGLEAGISGFTHLYNAMTPLQGREPGVVGAALEDPHSWCGVIVDGVHVHPASLRVALAAKPRGKVMLVTDAMPMVGADDPSFALYGEVITAVDGVVRNAAGSLAGSALDMATAVRNTVRLLGLPLAEAARMASTYPAQFLRVDDRYGHIAAGYQADFVLLDERLQVQATWIAGQRE